Part of the Prunus dulcis chromosome 8, ALMONDv2, whole genome shotgun sequence genome is shown below.
TATTCCCTCCATTTTCGCTTGCTATTGCTTCTCTTACGCAATCTTCTCTTCAACAAACTGAGATCTTCCACTGGTATATTCCATGCCAGATTTTCTAGTAGTAGCTAGCAgtaaccaaaaccaaaacagtTTCCGTAGCCACAACGCGTATTTCAATGTATGTGAACGTTGGCTAGTAATGGCTGGTTGTCCATGTTTCTATATACGGTTTCAATTTGATGCCAACATTTAAGTTGATATCTGAGGCCATGGAATATGGCCTAATTGCTGCCAGGCTAGCTAGCTGGAGGGTGgtactctttaaataaaagatttcatatttcattTGGAGGATTTTTTAAAggtaaaattaattaatctttgtgcATCTCATCGCCATATGATGACagaccaaaaaggaaaaaaatatagaaatgcATACAATTTATGTgcgaaataatttttttttttttaatgtatacAAATggcatttttctttaattttagataaggaagcaattgatttttttatttattacatgtttatttttgttgtttttaaattgtttCATGCATATGTCTTAGATTCTATGAAACATGAGGAAACTAATATCAACGACCCCCTGAGGAGGAGTGAATTCCTTCCTACATGGATATTTCGAGGGCACGAATTTCTATTTAATGCGGACACGGTTGTAGCCGCTAGATCGACGAGTGCACCCTCCTCTGCTGAGCCTTCCTTGCATTGCGAGGATGGGTTAAAGCAGATTTCAAAGACGCAAGTCAATCCGTTGAATACTGATTCTTCAACGATTCTAGTCCCAGTTTAGATACATCTATCTCTTTATCAACATTGGGCTAAGCAATAGAATTTGAAAGCAACAACAATGGCCATTGACTTGACTGTAGGCTTGAAGGCTACATGGGAATACAAATGAAGAAGCAggaaattttctttcttaatgcTCGACTGTAGGCTTGAAGGCTACATGAGAATACAAATGAAGCAGCAggaaattttctttcttaatatttgGCATCCTCTGCAAATTCCTTCCTTGATATAATATATAGACTCAAGTTACAACAACATAGAGGGAAGAGGGAAATAGAAAACTAGAGCTTCCATCTCACCAAAATTAACCAAAAGCTTACAACATTATTTTTACAAGCTGCTTATAATAACCTAGGCAAGTGGAACTGTCCTCTTGTTTAAGCCTGATGGCCCCAACTCCACTGCCCCagtttcattttcatcttcatTCTCACCGGACATCTCCTCCAAAGACTTCCCGTTTGATTCGGGCACTAAGAAGGTGAACAATATCCCTAAGAAGTTAATTACACCCAACACAATGAGTGAATTTTTCACCCCAATTCCTGCAGGGTACCCTGCATCTGCCTTGGACTTGTCTTTGTTCTGAGCCAAATACAAGAACCCAAATGCACCAACTATGGCACCAAGCTTCCCAGACGCCGCTGAGATCCCATGACAAGTAGACCGGAATCTAGCTGGGAAAATCTCAGCTGGCACAACAAATGTAGTGGCATTAGGACCGAAGTTTGCGAAGAAGAAGGTCAAAGAGTAGATCACCACGAACCCAATTCGGTTGTCCTTATGAGTCCAGTGGTCATATGGAATGGCCAGTGCAAACATAAACACTGTCATGAAGAAGAATCCCATCAATTGGATAGCAAATCTTCCAATCCTGTCAATGAGTAAAACTGTAAACCAGTAGCCTGGGACAGTGCTGCATAGAGCAATAAGAGTCTGTGCCCTTGCAATTCTGTAAACCTCCTGGATAGCATTCATAGTCTTGGCAGGAGGGATCCATCCAATCGCGCTAAAAATATCCTTTTGGAACAGATTTTGGCTGTAGAATGCAATGTCAAGCAAGAACCAAGTGCTTGTTGTTCCAAGCAAATGAAGCCCGTGGCGATGCATAAACTCCTTAGAGAACAACTTAAATGCACTAACCGACTCCTCCATCTTCTGTGGTTCTGCTTCAATGTCAACCTGCAGAACCCTTGACATGTCTGATGCAGCCTGTTTCGCATTCTTGGCAACAAGAGCGGTGTAACGGGCGGTTTCAGGCATCTTCATCCGCCAGTAGTAAGTCATTGCAGCTGGGATTGCTCCAACCATGACAATAATTCTCCAAAGATAGTCTGCTTGTGGAACAGTGGATTTAACTGGATCGACCTCATATGCTGGAGCATCAAACTTGGCCTCAAACGCAGCGGAAGAAATAATAGCAAATATACCACCAGCTAAAATTCCAAAGCCCTGCATGGCAAAGACTGCAGCAATGAAGGCACCTCGAGTTTTCTTGTTAGCATATTCAGACATGATAGTGGCAGAAAGAGGGTAGTCACCGCCGATGCCAAACCCGAGCCAGAATCGAAAGAAGCAAAGAGTTGTCATCACGGATTTCGGGTTCTGCCCGAAGGAGAGGCCTGAAGCAACGGAGCAGATGACCATGAGCATAAGAGTCATGCCATAGACTTTCTTTCTTCCCATCTTGTCACCAAGCCAACCAAAGAAGAGCTGGCCTGCTAGTGTTCCACAAAATGCCACACCATTCACAGCAGCTGATACATTGGGAGGCAAAATGCCAGGTTTCTCTGCATTTTCAACATGGTAGTATATGCGGCCCAGCAATTTGGTTACCAGAGATATGCAGAAGAGATCATATGCATCTGTGAAGAAGCCCATTCCAGCAATAATAATTGCAGTGAAATGATACCATTGTGTTTTGGCTACATCAAGTGCATTCAGCACCTGTAATTGCTCTCTGGCCATGGCTAGCTGCTAGCTTCTACAAGTTTACAATTCTCCGCTATCTCTTATCTATCTGCAGAATTCGAATATCAGTGAGAATATGAAAAACCAGTCAATCTTGAACCACAGAATTTTAAAAGAGAACAAACAGAGgaaaagtcaacaaattgctaaataaatatcaagggggcaagaaaaTTTGACTCCAACTCTTGACAGGACATGTATGACTATTAGACTGCAAGGCCATTGATTTTCCACCATATTTGGTCATCTATTGAAATTTAATAGCCTCACCTATAATTCCAGGACCACCAGATTTTCAATCCATGAGGGTATTTTTGTCAACCCAAATTAACAGTAGGTCCAACTAATCAAACCTTTTGGTTTTCAGACTGACTTTTAGACTTCAGTAAGTTGTATTCAAAAGATTTATTGTCTGAAAAGAAGACTGAGACTGCAGATTATTATAACTAAATCATACACATTGAAGAATTTTTATTTGGCAGCcgaagaaatttaaaatataaaaaaaatcttctgGAAACTGATAAGGCAAAACCTCCACGGCTACAGGAAAAGTCGAAGAACAAgacaaatacaatgaactcTGCCTCATTCTGTGTCTGAAGTGAAGTGTGAACAAGGAAGATCACATGCAAACTACCCCACACAAGCAGACAAAACAGATACACGTGAGTGAACTGAGGATTCGTTAGACCAAACccacaattattatttaaatcaattaaaatatgcaccagaaaaaaaaatttatcagaTTAAATTTTCAACCTTTACCCTTGCAATTAAATTTCCAGGGTTGTTGAACCAGATTTCTTAGGCTTAAAATTCAGGGATCATTACAGGATGGAAATTATAAATGGGATTTATTAGAAAATTTGAACCgctgaaaatcataaataatACTATAAATTCAAAGGGAGCAGCCAATGCCATGTCCCAAACATGGCAACCCAGATCCgaaagaaatgaaaaggaagGAAATTTAGAGTGAAGATCAGAGTTAAAGTCAGATACGAAAGAACCCATGTAAAAAAGAGCTATGGCTTGTTTTTATTCCCactgacaaaaaaaaaaaaaaacaaaacaaaacaaaagaaacccaCTTTACAAATTACACTTTTCACTTTGCTCTTGCAATTTGCATGCATGAAAAGTTGTCATCTTTTGTGTGAGTGTTCTGTGCATGGAGATGGGCTTAATTACAAGAGCAAGATTAATTAACAATGAAAGACAAGATTAAGCATAACACAAAGATGTTTAGCAACTAACCTTTTGGGTTTTGCTGCCTTTGGAGAGAGCAAAACAGAGTGTGGGGGGCAGCAGATGAAATGGTGAGAAGTGGCTGTGAAATAAGGAAGAGAATggatatgtatatttataggCAACGGCAGCACTCTGTTTACGGAAATGAGTCCAGAACGGAGAATTTGTACCGGCATATTCCCTTGGCTCTTTAGTCAACCATAACTCTCTGGAGGCTGACCCTCCCCTTTACGACACCGCTTTGCATCTAGGTTGTCCACACGTGTCCTACATCTATGTTATTATTGGTTCCCAttaggttattattattattattttatattttttcttctgtgaCTGGTTGGGAATTACGGCGTGTTAAAGGGTGTGATTGATTTTTAACCGTTGATGCATATAATTTGATTATCAGACTTGTATGACTTGACGATGAAGGAACACTCGAAATCGTGTCCAAGTATGTAGTATTCGAACCCAAAAGAGGTGTCATCTTGTACCTTTCATGAACGAACCCACACTCTTTGGATTGTAATAAATTTGTCAATGCCTTCTTGGCGTGAAATGAATCGGTTGTTGAGACTCAACACCATTGTCATTTTACGAGTCCCCCATGCCATATGGATCCAATTGGAATGTTTCATGGAAATTTTCCTCCATACCATATGGACCCATTAATCAGTTGTTGAGACTTGACACTATTGTCGTTTATTTATAATACTTTTCTTTCGTAGTTTGAAATTTAtagtattcttttttaatttgtgttCATTTAATGTGGCACGCCGTTTATTTAGATTGAAaacaatataaacaaattaaaattaaaattaataataagatAAAAAGGTCAAATAGACTTTTATGGAGGAAGTGATGTGGTTGTGAGGTCGTGTTTGGGTGTCAATAAAGCCAAAACACTAATGAATTAGGAAAGAGGGGAAGTTTCTCACCACATCACATGTGATGTGAGGAGTCAATATTGGTCCCATAATTGTGAAATCttggtattttttaaagaaattcaATG
Proteins encoded:
- the LOC117636672 gene encoding inorganic phosphate transporter 1-4; the protein is MAREQLQVLNALDVAKTQWYHFTAIIIAGMGFFTDAYDLFCISLVTKLLGRIYYHVENAEKPGILPPNVSAAVNGVAFCGTLAGQLFFGWLGDKMGRKKVYGMTLMLMVICSVASGLSFGQNPKSVMTTLCFFRFWLGFGIGGDYPLSATIMSEYANKKTRGAFIAAVFAMQGFGILAGGIFAIISSAAFEAKFDAPAYEVDPVKSTVPQADYLWRIIVMVGAIPAAMTYYWRMKMPETARYTALVAKNAKQAASDMSRVLQVDIEAEPQKMEESVSAFKLFSKEFMHRHGLHLLGTTSTWFLLDIAFYSQNLFQKDIFSAIGWIPPAKTMNAIQEVYRIARAQTLIALCSTVPGYWFTVLLIDRIGRFAIQLMGFFFMTVFMFALAIPYDHWTHKDNRIGFVVIYSLTFFFANFGPNATTFVVPAEIFPARFRSTCHGISAASGKLGAIVGAFGFLYLAQNKDKSKADAGYPAGIGVKNSLIVLGVINFLGILFTFLVPESNGKSLEEMSGENEDENETGAVELGPSGLNKRTVPLA